In Chelonia mydas isolate rCheMyd1 chromosome 7, rCheMyd1.pri.v2, whole genome shotgun sequence, the sequence AAAGAAGGCTGGGCCCCAGCATCATACCTGAAGAAGGCTAAAGATGATCTTCCGTCTAGGAAAAAGAACTTAACTGGGCCAGTGGAAATTATAGGCAACATCATGGAGATCAGTAACCTGCTGAACAAGAAACCATCCAGCGACAAGGAAACCCAAGCAGAAAACGAAATGGTGGAATCCCACataacaaagaaagaaattagctTGCCAATCCTGTGCAATGACTCTAATGGCAATGCCATGATGACCTCAGACAAGCAGGCTTCGAAACTGGCTCAGGGATCCCCTGCTGTAGCGAGGATCGCACCACAAAGAGCTCAAATAAGTAAGACCAGAATGTATAGCTGGACTGCCATCATTTTCATAAGAATTCCTGATTTATCTTTGTGTGGGGGCCTGTGGCGTGTTACTTGCTGAAGGGGCCACACTGGAGTAGCCTTGCCCTGAGCCTGTAGAGAATAAGTTCAGTATAGAGCATGTTCCCTGAAGCAAGGGCTGCCCTCTTTACTGCACTGTGTCTACAAACATCTGTTACTTTGTCAGCCAGGAAGCTCGCTCATGTTGGTCCTATAAGGGAATAATTTATTTGCCTTCCTAGTGATAGAAGGAGATAAAAGAGCATAAGATAATGCATGGTCCACAGAACGCACAAGTATCACTGGGCTAGTGATAAAGCTGCAAGTACAGAACGGTACGAGGATTAATGTGCAGTGTGAGGAGTACGTCAGCAAGGTTGTGTGCGAGCGAAAGGAATCCGCTCACAGGGATTCCGTTGTAGGATCAGGACTCGTGTTTGTAGTTTTGTGGTGGTTCCAAGAAGTGTTCGTTCTCCAGCATCAGTACAGTTTCATCTCCCCGACCTCAGGACTATGCTTGGTACAGTAACATGTGTGAACTTCAAAATTGTTTTCTAGGACAAGTCCACTGGTTTCCTCATAGTAGGTTCTAAAGTGAGACCCCGAATAATAACTATTAAAACAGCACTCTGGTGACCAGAGCAGATGACTAGAAGTTGGGacacctggcttctgttccccaCTCCTTCATTTGTTTACTGTTCTCTTGGGGCAGGTCACTGTAACAGTTGTGCcttggctgctgcttctgtgaGATGGGACTAATGATACTGCCCAACCGTTGCAAAGAGCTTTGATATGTTGTGACTAAAACTGCAGTGTTAATGTTACTGTTCTAACGGATTCCTTTTACTATGGAAAACCTAGATACAGGGACAATTTCTCTGCTGGCCCAAGTccagtgaagtccatggagttaTTTCAGCAGAGAATACAGCCCAGTGTTATTTAAAGATTGTACAGTGGTAGCCTTTGAAAACTTGCTAAGGTTACCTCAGTAATCTCCAGTGGTCCCTTATACTTTTCTATACTCACTCTTAGAAATACTTTGATCACTGCAAATAATGGAACGTTCTAACAGCAATTACTAATTTAGCTATCTAGGACAGTTGGCAGCTTCAGAAAGCTTTTGCTTAGCACAACTTACACAGCTAaataaaattaactttttaaacttttttttcccccataggcTCTCCAAATCTAAGAACTAGGCCTCCACCTCGGAGAGAATCCAGTctggtttgtggtttttttttttattcttaaatatTGCGACGGTCATCTAGACACAAAGCTTTAGAggaaccccctctccccccccccacacagggcttctgaagagattttttttttttttaaaacacacggCATATAATAGAGAATAAAATACACATTCTGGAATTTGCTCAACATTCATTGAGGACATTTTTCTGAGTCAGTGCATGTTTTGAAAAAATCTTGCTTCATATATAAGTGCTATTCTTggttgtgtgattttttttctgtctttatttttaaatattaaagagcAGCTATCACTTAAAATAACTCCAATTAGGGAGGTGTGAAACTGGATGGGGTGGGAGAAGCCTTGTTTATGAAAAATGTCATgatctctgtttttgttttgggtcaatttTGCACCCAGGAAcaactttttaatataaattcagTCATATTGGGCTTTGTGTGGGAACATCCATGGAAAAATGTTCTTCATTTGGAATAAAACTGCCCTTTCAGTGTTTTATATACAAAGTTGAACGCCCAACTTTGTTTGGTGCTTTGTTCCCATAACTCCTACTGAGACCAACTGGACCATTAATAATTAAACATTAATAAGTATAATAGGATCAACCTTTGAAGGGATGATACTCGAGCTATAGAATGGTAACTGTAACTGTGCTCACATACTACAGTGGTGGGGCCATGTAGTTCAACTGGGAACAAAGTTTTTAAGTAACAGCCATCACATTTTCACTAGCCAACTACATCTTCCTGGGATTGTGGCATATTTCAGAACCATGCACAGAATATTGAGTGCATTGTGTAAACTTGCCCTGTTTGAatccttccttttaaaaaagggcATAAGTACCAGCACTGAATGGCTCCAAATACAAGAGCATAAATAGTATttatagattttatttatttttccccaatgGCTGTGATTTAGATAGGTACCTTACTAGAGAATGGCTTGTCCTCTTAAACCAGTGAAGTGGGCTTTTAGCAAGCTACCAGGGCTGGCATTTCCCAATGGAACAAAAGAACTGAATTGTTATGTTCCTCTTTTTTTGTTCATCTTTATGCCGAGATGAGCTTGCATGAAGGACCCTGTGTTCAGACCCTAATAAGAGCACCCAGCTAGGGTTCAAAGCACCCGAGTACAGGTACAAAGCACCCGAGTCTCAAGAACTGTTCTTTTGAAAAATGTGCAAATTTGAGAGCTGCTCTTATGAGATTTCTACCAACTCAGAATGAAATCTCATGAGACTTTGGACACACCAAACTAGAATATAGgcccctttttgtttttcatcctATCATGAACAAAAAATTGTAGAAAGCAATCTCAGATTGGAACATTTTGAATCTAATTGGCCTAAATGTAAAAGGGGTTTGGATGCAAAGTTTTGGACCATCTTTAGTTGCTATGTCATATCAGTGTAACGTCCCTCATGACGACGAGGACCGATAATAAACCCTTGATTCTCTGAGCTTTCCCCCCCCACAGAGGGGTTGGTGGCCTGAGCGTTACTGAAATGCTTAGTCTTCCTGCAGCCCATAGTCTTGACTCTGCCCCTTTTATAATTCCAAAGTAGAAAAAATTGAGTTCTGGGGAGGAGTAAAACCTTAACGTCCTGTCTGCTGCACCTGGACGCTAAAGCGCCCACAGCTCTTTCAAAAGAGTAAGGACTTTCCCAATTACATTTTAGCCAAAATTGTCCCTTCCACCTTTCCTGCAGTGGTGCGCAGCATGCCTATAGCAGCTAGAAACTGCTGCCCACCTCCAAGGTGGCTACATTTTAATGCTGCAGCATCTGTTTAATCTTTAAGTCTGTTTGGCATCTTGTGGGAGGACAGGTGCTAGGGAAATGGGAATTATTAAAATTAGTTGTCCTGCTGTCTGGACTTGCAGAACTCAGGGCAGACGTATAAAAAGCAAAACTGTCTCCTAAATATGAGGAAGACCTAGTAACCCCATTAGACAGAAGTTACATCAATCAAATACTTTTGTTTGTAGCGGAGTCTCTCCTGCTCGGAGCAGGAGCAGAGTGAATTTGGATTCACTATGTAATGTGCAGCATTCAGCTCTTCCAATTCTTTTATCCTGTGTGTTGATCTCAGACTTCTCTTCTGAACATTTTATTAACTGAGAGCTCAGTATGGTTAATATTTACGCTGTTTTCCTCCTgacttttgtttcctttgcaCTAATTATTTCAATTAGTTTTTATTTTGGCAGGAATGCTGTAATTAACTCCATGTTAACAAAACACATGTGAAGCATCAAGTATGTTTGCTGTTTCCAATTAGCTCAGTTTAAATTCAGACCATTCTAAAATCTGAAGGCATGTTGTTATACTGCATCCTATGCTATATTTTAACGTGTACAGTGCTGAAATGCAGAATTGAAACATTGCTAGGCAAGGTTAATACATGGGCCAAAATGCCTCCGGCAGTTACGTTAAAATGATACATGTTTCTTACTATGAGGGTGGTTTAGAAATCAATGGGGTAGTACGTTAAGGTACAGTATTTTGCTTCCTTTCTTCAGTTTCCTGGCTCAGAATCTTGCTGCAACTATCTCAGTTGTCATCTTAACTATCTGTCACAATTCAGACCTGTGTGTGTAAGTCACATTTTTAATGTAAGGAGCAGATTTTGTCTTTAAAGAACCAAAGATCCCTTCCGGTTTTTTCCATCAGGACTCTTTTGTGCTTATTTAATAATGAGTCATGTCATTCCATAGAGTGTTACGCTAATCATGGACGGTGCAGATATATAGATGCTTAGAGGAATAGAATCTTTCCCAGTTTCTCTTTTTAAGTCTAAAATATGAGAGGAACCTAGTAAGATTGTCTATGGTTTTAGGGTTGGTTAATGATGACATCGGGGTTTGAACAAAATTGCTTGTTCTCCGTTACATAAAGAAATAGGGAGCTAGGGCCCCCATCCTGACATCCATCCAACTGCCATTGGCATTTTAGCTGAGTAAATCCATAAATTGTGATCCGGTTCAGTCAAGGGATACTTGTGGGAGGTGCTCAGGTTTTATGGTGAAAGACACAgatatgtatgtttgttttttcctttttaattccaATTAATAAATAGCAATTATCAGCTTTTAGATTTTTACGTGCAGCTCTAGTTAATCTGGATCACTTACAGTTCTTGATATCTGGGAAACAGGTTCCATCTTGGGCCTGTTGTTGCACAAAATTTTCCATATGTATGTCCTCTGAAGCCataggtgggtgaggtgatatctcttcttggaccaacttctgttggtgagaaagaagcttctgagcttactcagagctcttcttcgggagAAAGAGCtcaagaaaagctctgtgtgtaaggtcagaagcttgtctctctatctcaaacagaagtcagtccaataagaGATTATCTCACCCGCCTTGTcactttaatatcctgggaccaacacggctacaacaacactgcaaaccttTTGTTATAGAAAGCCTGGTGCTTATCGCTAGGAGGTAAATTAGGAGTAAGGAATGCCACTTGTTCAGCAGCATTGAAAAATGGCAAATCACTGTCCATGCTGACACATCCAGCCTCTTCTTGCTAGCTGCTCTCTAAACAAGACTTTCCTTTGTTGCCACAGGGCTTCCAGTTGCCTAAACCACCTGAGCCTCCATCAGTGGAAGTGGAATATTACACTATTGCAGAATTCCAGTCTTGTATTTCTGAcggaataagctttcgtggaggACAAAAGGCAGAGGTGAGCCTAAACAGTGCAACCGTAcaaaataataatgctttgcaatGGTAGAGCATTGTACAAAATTAGATGATggcttgaaagaaaaaaaaaatcctaacccGTTAACTCTCCTAACTAATGGCAgtgttcatcatcatcatcttctagGTTATTGATAAGAACTCTGGTGGCTGGTGGTATGTACAGATTGGAGAGAAAGAAGGGTGGGCTCCAGCATCTTACATTGATAAAAGGAAGAAGCCCAATTTAAACAGAAGAACCAGTACTCTAACCCGACCCAaggtccctcccccagcacctcccagtaAACCAAAAGACGTGGAAGAAGGAACCGCTCCTGGGACTGTTTCATCAGGAGAAGTCCAGGACTCCCCACAAAAGCTCATATATGAAGAACCAGAGTATGATGTGCCTGCCTTTGGCTTTGATGCAGAGTCTGAGGTGAATGAGAGCCATGGAGATGATAGTTCCTTGGAAAAACGTCTGTTTCAGCCACTCAAGCCGTCCCCTGTCTCATCCCTGCAGAGGGCAAAGTTCAGAGTTGGCGAGTCTTCAGAGGATGTTGCTCGTGAAGAAGAGATCATCTATGAAAATGAGGGATTCAGACCTTATGTGGAGGACATTTCGTCATGTAAAGAATCTAGCGGAGATTCGGATTCCCAAaaaagctcctctctctctctaatccgAAGAAACTCTCCATGCTCCAGTTCTCCCAAATCATCGCTCCTGAAGCTCAAATCTGACAAAAGCATTCAGCCCGATCTTGGAAAATGTCACTATTCCAGGAGTGACGAGGTAAAACCCAGATCAGCCTCAGACGTTGGCTTACGTAGCATGCCAAGAACAAGTGCGAAGAAGGAGCCTGGACAGAGCCCCTCAACCAAAGCAAAGCCAATGGTTAGACCTAAACCCTTCCTCAATAAGGCAGATTCTCAGAGCCAAGAAAAAATGGATATCAGCACTTTAAGGCGTCAGCTGAGGCCAACTGGGCAGCTCAGAGGTGGACTTCAAGGTTCGAGAAGTGAAGAGTCTGAAAGCCCTCCACAAATAGCTCCTGAGATCCAAGATGACTCCCTTAGAAGAAGCTCCACAGATCTCATTACATCTCCTTCCCATGCCATTTTCTGCTCTAACCATTCAGCCAAGACAGAGCAAGAGAATGAGACAAAATGTTTATATGTAACCACTGACTCTTACCAAAAGGTTCAGGATTCTGAACTCTGCTTCCCAGCAGGAGTGGAAGTGGAAGTGTTGGAAAAGCAAGCCAGCGGATGGTGGTACATGAAGTATGGAGATATGGAAGGGTGGGCTCCTTCCCACTACCTGGTACTCGCCGATAACCAACGACGAGAAGCCTCAGAGACCGACATCTCGCTGGCCAGGAACAGAAGAAATGAAAGCAAGTCAAATAGTTTGGAGAAAATAGAGAAAAGAGTTCAGGCTTTGAACACCATCAACCAGAGCAAAAGAGCAATGCCCCCCATTCCAAGCAAACCCCCTGGTGGCTTTTCCAAAACTTCAGGGGCTGTGAAAATGAGGAATGGAGTGAGACAGTTAGCAGTGAGGCCACAGTCTGTGTTCGTTTCCCCGCCCCCAAAGGATAATAACCTGTCATGCTCCCTGCGCAGGAACGAATCCTTaactactacagaccacctaaggGCTGTCCGCCGGAATTCCTCTTTCAGCAGTGCGCGATCACAGCCCGGTGACTCGAAGGCAAAGCAGGCTGATCAATCAGGCATAGAGGGATTGGAGACAACCTGCAATCTATCCACTCAGCGCAATGGAATCCCAGTGTCCACCGTCCGGCCAAAGCcccttgaaaaatctcagttcatcCACAACAACCTCAAGGATATCTATGTTTCCATTGCAGACTATGAGGGGGATGAGGAGACGGCAGGGTTTCAGGAAGGTGTTTgcatggaggtcctggaaagaAACCCAAATGGTTGGTGGTACTGTCAGATCATGGATGGTGGGAAACCATTTAAAGGCTGGGTGCCCTCAAattatttggagaaaaaaaattaatgttgcaATATCTTTAAATTCCCTAATTTATACTGTTCCTGCTGTGTACATCTGAAAAAAATGCTATACCCACAAAATTTTTTTCCCGTGCTCTAGTTTGTGCAAAGGGACTGACTGATTAAGCTATGCTGTGTTTGCAGAGCTTTATGGGGTTAACATGGCCTGAAGGAAtttaagcaaagaaaaagaagataCAGCATAGTCAAACGCCCTTTTTTGGGAAGCTGTTGTTAATCTGTCTGTAACAGGGTATGATATCTCATCTTTCCTGTTGCTAATGGTGGGAAACCAAATGTGTGCCTTTGCGAGAGATACAAACTGATGCATCCACTTGAGGAAATCGTTGGGGGGAGTTTAGTGCCAAACTTAAACATTTTAGAatctctgcttcctctcatcTCCACATGGAATATCCAGaagtttttaatgtgttttcacaACTTTTAAGTGTGCAAAGTGAGTTGGAATTTGATTCTAAAATACAGAGGAGAACCCCAGCCCTTTCTAGAAGCTCAGATTTTTCACTCTTCTCAACAGTCAATTTCAGCGTTGGAGCCTTTTCATCGTGGAGAGATTTGGTCTCTGACTTCAACCGCGGTTTGTCATTATTACTAAACCTCAGAAATGACATTCAGGAggcattggggtttttttgtgtttgtttttggggtttttttgctgccttttgttctctctctgggCTCTTGAGCTGAGACTCCGGGTGTTCTTATGGCCTGTAGGGCTACCAGGTGCTTGCAAACACACCACAAAAACAAACCTATGGACGCAATTTTGTGAACAATGATTACTTTAAATACTCCTTGTTTAGTTCAGTGTGGTGACTCCTGCCAG encodes:
- the SH3PXD2A gene encoding SH3 and PX domain-containing protein 2A isoform X6, coding for MEYGSSKRKSGADASSEPMILEQYVVVSSYEKQENSEISLQAGEVVDVIEKNESGWWFVSTAEEQGWVPATYLESQNGTRDDSEINTSKAGEVSKRRKAHLRRLDRRWTLGGIVNRQQSREEKYVTIQPYTSQGKDEIGFEKGVTVEVIQKNLEGWWYIRHLGKEGWAPASYLKKAKDDLPSRKKNLTGPVEIIGNIMEISNLLNKKPSSDKETQAENEMVESHITKKEISLPILCNDSNGNAMMTSDKQASKLAQGSPAVARIAPQRAQISSPNLRTRPPPRRESSLGFQLPKPPEPPSVEVEYYTIAEFQSCISDGISFRGGQKAEVIDKNSGGWWYVQIGEKEGWAPASYIDKRKKPNLNRRTSTLTRPKVPPPAPPSKPKDVEEGTAPGTVSSGEVQDSPQKLIYEEPEYDVPAFGFDAESEVNESHGDDSSLEKRLFQPLKPSPVSSLQRAKFRVGESSEDVAREEEIIYENEGFRPYVEDISSCKESSGDSDSQKSSSLSLIRRNSPCSSSPKSSLLKLKSDKSIQPDLGKCHYSRSDEVKPRSASDVGLRSMPRTSAKKEPGQSPSTKAKPMVRPKPFLNKADSQSQEKMDISTLRRQLRPTGQLRGGLQGSRSEESESPPQIAPEIQDDSLRRSSTDLITSPSHAIFCSNHSAKTEQENETKCLYVTTDSYQKVQDSELCFPAGVEVEVLEKQASGWWYMKYGDMEGWAPSHYLVLADNQRREASETDISLARNRRNESKSNSLEKIEKRVQALNTINQSKRAMPPIPSKPPGGFSKTSGAVKMRNGVRQLAVRPQSVFVSPPPKDNNLSCSLRRNESLTTTDHLRAVRRNSSFSSARSQPGDSKAKQADQSGIEGLETTCNLSTQRNGIPVSTVRPKPLEKSQFIHNNLKDIYVSIADYEGDEETAGFQEGVCMEVLERNPNGWWYCQIMDGGKPFKGWVPSNYLEKKN
- the SH3PXD2A gene encoding SH3 and PX domain-containing protein 2A isoform X8 produces the protein MEYGSSKRKSGADASSEPMILEQYVVVSSYEKQENSEISLQAGEVVDVIEKNESGWWFVSTAEEQGWVPATYLESQNGTRDDSEINTSKAGEEEKYVTIQPYTSQGKDEIGFEKGVTVEVIQKNLEGWWYIRHLGKEGWAPASYLKKAKDDLPSRKKNLTGPVEIIGNIMEISNLLNKKPSSDKETQAENEMVESHITKKEISLPILCNDSNGNAMMTSDKQASKLAQGSPAVARIAPQRAQISSPNLRTRPPPRRESSLGFQLPKPPEPPSVEVEYYTIAEFQSCISDGISFRGGQKAEVIDKNSGGWWYVQIGEKEGWAPASYIDKRKKPNLNRRTSTLTRPKVPPPAPPSKPKDVEEGTAPGTVSSGEVQDSPQKLIYEEPEYDVPAFGFDAESEVNESHGDDSSLEKRLFQPLKPSPVSSLQRAKFRVGESSEDVAREEEIIYENEGFRPYVEDISSCKESSGDSDSQKSSSLSLIRRNSPCSSSPKSSLLKLKSDKSIQPDLGKCHYSRSDEVKPRSASDVGLRSMPRTSAKKEPGQSPSTKAKPMVRPKPFLNKADSQSQEKMDISTLRRQLRPTGQLRGGLQGSRSEESESPPQIAPEIQDDSLRRSSTDLITSPSHAIFCSNHSAKTEQENETKCLYVTTDSYQKVQDSELCFPAGVEVEVLEKQASGWWYMKYGDMEGWAPSHYLVLADNQRREASETDISLARNRRNESKSNSLEKIEKRVQALNTINQSKRAMPPIPSKPPGGFSKTSGAVKMRNGVRQLAVRPQSVFVSPPPKDNNLSCSLRRNESLTTTDHLRAVRRNSSFSSARSQPGDSKAKQADQSGIEGLETTCNLSTQRNGIPVSTVRPKPLEKSQFIHNNLKDIYVSIADYEGDEETAGFQEGVCMEVLERNPNGWWYCQIMDGGKPFKGWVPSNYLEKKN
- the SH3PXD2A gene encoding SH3 and PX domain-containing protein 2A isoform X7, with the protein product MEYGSSKRKSVWMSSFSETPRKDVTGADASSEPMILEQYVVVSSYEKQENSEISLQAGEVVDVIEKNESGWWFVSTAEEQGWVPATYLESQNGTRDDSEINTSKAGEEEKYVTIQPYTSQGKDEIGFEKGVTVEVIQKNLEGWWYIRHLGKEGWAPASYLKKAKDDLPSRKKNLTGPVEIIGNIMEISNLLNKKPSSDKETQAENEMVESHITKKEISLPILCNDSNGNAMMTSDKQASKLAQGSPAVARIAPQRAQISSPNLRTRPPPRRESSLGFQLPKPPEPPSVEVEYYTIAEFQSCISDGISFRGGQKAEVIDKNSGGWWYVQIGEKEGWAPASYIDKRKKPNLNRRTSTLTRPKVPPPAPPSKPKDVEEGTAPGTVSSGEVQDSPQKLIYEEPEYDVPAFGFDAESEVNESHGDDSSLEKRLFQPLKPSPVSSLQRAKFRVGESSEDVAREEEIIYENEGFRPYVEDISSCKESSGDSDSQKSSSLSLIRRNSPCSSSPKSSLLKLKSDKSIQPDLGKCHYSRSDEVKPRSASDVGLRSMPRTSAKKEPGQSPSTKAKPMVRPKPFLNKADSQSQEKMDISTLRRQLRPTGQLRGGLQGSRSEESESPPQIAPEIQDDSLRRSSTDLITSPSHAIFCSNHSAKTEQENETKCLYVTTDSYQKVQDSELCFPAGVEVEVLEKQASGWWYMKYGDMEGWAPSHYLVLADNQRREASETDISLARNRRNESKSNSLEKIEKRVQALNTINQSKRAMPPIPSKPPGGFSKTSGAVKMRNGVRQLAVRPQSVFVSPPPKDNNLSCSLRRNESLTTTDHLRAVRRNSSFSSARSQPGDSKAKQADQSGIEGLETTCNLSTQRNGIPVSTVRPKPLEKSQFIHNNLKDIYVSIADYEGDEETAGFQEGVCMEVLERNPNGWWYCQIMDGGKPFKGWVPSNYLEKKN
- the SH3PXD2A gene encoding SH3 and PX domain-containing protein 2A isoform X5; its protein translation is MGTRIVATMLGRGADASSEPMILEQYVVVSSYEKQENSEISLQAGEVVDVIEKNESGWWFVSTAEEQGWVPATYLESQNGTRDDSEINTSKAGEVSKRRKAHLRRLDRRWTLGGIVNRQQSREEKYVTIQPYTSQGKDEIGFEKGVTVEVIQKNLEGWWYIRHLGKEGWAPASYLKKAKDDLPSRKKNLTGPVEIIGNIMEISNLLNKKPSSDKETQAENEMVESHITKKEISLPILCNDSNGNAMMTSDKQASKLAQGSPAVARIAPQRAQISSPNLRTRPPPRRESSLGFQLPKPPEPPSVEVEYYTIAEFQSCISDGISFRGGQKAEVIDKNSGGWWYVQIGEKEGWAPASYIDKRKKPNLNRRTSTLTRPKVPPPAPPSKPKDVEEGTAPGTVSSGEVQDSPQKLIYEEPEYDVPAFGFDAESEVNESHGDDSSLEKRLFQPLKPSPVSSLQRAKFRVGESSEDVAREEEIIYENEGFRPYVEDISSCKESSGDSDSQKSSSLSLIRRNSPCSSSPKSSLLKLKSDKSIQPDLGKCHYSRSDEVKPRSASDVGLRSMPRTSAKKEPGQSPSTKAKPMVRPKPFLNKADSQSQEKMDISTLRRQLRPTGQLRGGLQGSRSEESESPPQIAPEIQDDSLRRSSTDLITSPSHAIFCSNHSAKTEQENETKCLYVTTDSYQKVQDSELCFPAGVEVEVLEKQASGWWYMKYGDMEGWAPSHYLVLADNQRREASETDISLARNRRNESKSNSLEKIEKRVQALNTINQSKRAMPPIPSKPPGGFSKTSGAVKMRNGVRQLAVRPQSVFVSPPPKDNNLSCSLRRNESLTTTDHLRAVRRNSSFSSARSQPGDSKAKQADQSGIEGLETTCNLSTQRNGIPVSTVRPKPLEKSQFIHNNLKDIYVSIADYEGDEETAGFQEGVCMEVLERNPNGWWYCQIMDGGKPFKGWVPSNYLEKKN
- the SH3PXD2A gene encoding SH3 and PX domain-containing protein 2A isoform X4 encodes the protein MLSYSVLDANVVDVEKRRNPSKHYVYIINVTWSDSTSQIIYRRYSKFFDLQMQLLDKFPIEGGQKDPKQRIIPFLPGKILFRRSHIRDVAVKRLKPIDEYCRALVRLPPHISQCDEVFRFFEARPEDINPPKEEYGSSKRKSGADASSEPMILEQYVVVSSYEKQENSEISLQAGEVVDVIEKNESGWWFVSTAEEQGWVPATYLESQNGTRDDSEINTSKAGEVSKRRKAHLRRLDRRWTLGGIVNRQQSREEKYVTIQPYTSQGKDEIGFEKGVTVEVIQKNLEGWWYIRHLGKEGWAPASYLKKAKDDLPSRKKNLTGPVEIIGNIMEISNLLNKKPSSDKETQAENEMVESHITKKEISLPILCNDSNGNAMMTSDKQASKLAQGSPAVARIAPQRAQISSPNLRTRPPPRRESSLGFQLPKPPEPPSVEVEYYTIAEFQSCISDGISFRGGQKAEVIDKNSGGWWYVQIGEKEGWAPASYIDKRKKPNLNRRTSTLTRPKVPPPAPPSKPKDVEEGTAPGTVSSGEVQDSPQKLIYEEPEYDVPAFGFDAESEVNESHGDDSSLEKRLFQPLKPSPVSSLQRAKFRVGESSEDVAREEEIIYENEGFRPYVEDISSCKESSGDSDSQKSSSLSLIRRNSPCSSSPKSSLLKLKSDKSIQPDLGKCHYSRSDEVKPRSASDVGLRSMPRTSAKKEPGQSPSTKAKPMVRPKPFLNKADSQSQEKMDISTLRRQLRPTGQLRGGLQGSRSEESESPPQIAPEIQDDSLRRSSTDLITSPSHAIFCSNHSAKTEQENETKCLYVTTDSYQKVQDSELCFPAGVEVEVLEKQASGWWYMKYGDMEGWAPSHYLVLADNQRREASETDISLARNRRNESKSNSLEKIEKRVQALNTINQSKRAMPPIPSKPPGGFSKTSGAVKMRNGVRQLAVRPQSVFVSPPPKDNNLSCSLRRNESLTTTDHLRAVRRNSSFSSARSQPGDSKAKQADQSGIEGLETTCNLSTQRNGIPVSTVRPKPLEKSQFIHNNLKDIYVSIADYEGDEETAGFQEGVCMEVLERNPNGWWYCQIMDGGKPFKGWVPSNYLEKKN
- the SH3PXD2A gene encoding SH3 and PX domain-containing protein 2A isoform X2 gives rise to the protein MREMEEVLFHRDVDTQEGERLHSDLAGGLCNEKRLERPLVEGLDEASLLGHKEGTGVYIINVTWSDSTSQIIYRRYSKFFDLQMQLLDKFPIEGGQKDPKQRIIPFLPGKILFRRSHIRDVAVKRLKPIDEYCRALVRLPPHISQCDEVFRFFEARPEDINPPKEEYGSSKRKSGADASSEPMILEQYVVVSSYEKQENSEISLQAGEVVDVIEKNESGWWFVSTAEEQGWVPATYLESQNGTRDDSEINTSKAGEVSKRRKAHLRRLDRRWTLGGIVNRQQSREEKYVTIQPYTSQGKDEIGFEKGVTVEVIQKNLEGWWYIRHLGKEGWAPASYLKKAKDDLPSRKKNLTGPVEIIGNIMEISNLLNKKPSSDKETQAENEMVESHITKKEISLPILCNDSNGNAMMTSDKQASKLAQGSPAVARIAPQRAQISSPNLRTRPPPRRESSLGFQLPKPPEPPSVEVEYYTIAEFQSCISDGISFRGGQKAEVIDKNSGGWWYVQIGEKEGWAPASYIDKRKKPNLNRRTSTLTRPKVPPPAPPSKPKDVEEGTAPGTVSSGEVQDSPQKLIYEEPEYDVPAFGFDAESEVNESHGDDSSLEKRLFQPLKPSPVSSLQRAKFRVGESSEDVAREEEIIYENEGFRPYVEDISSCKESSGDSDSQKSSSLSLIRRNSPCSSSPKSSLLKLKSDKSIQPDLGKCHYSRSDEVKPRSASDVGLRSMPRTSAKKEPGQSPSTKAKPMVRPKPFLNKADSQSQEKMDISTLRRQLRPTGQLRGGLQGSRSEESESPPQIAPEIQDDSLRRSSTDLITSPSHAIFCSNHSAKTEQENETKCLYVTTDSYQKVQDSELCFPAGVEVEVLEKQASGWWYMKYGDMEGWAPSHYLVLADNQRREASETDISLARNRRNESKSNSLEKIEKRVQALNTINQSKRAMPPIPSKPPGGFSKTSGAVKMRNGVRQLAVRPQSVFVSPPPKDNNLSCSLRRNESLTTTDHLRAVRRNSSFSSARSQPGDSKAKQADQSGIEGLETTCNLSTQRNGIPVSTVRPKPLEKSQFIHNNLKDIYVSIADYEGDEETAGFQEGVCMEVLERNPNGWWYCQIMDGGKPFKGWVPSNYLEKKN